The following are from one region of the Nostoc cf. commune SO-36 genome:
- a CDS encoding M67 family metallopeptidase codes for MIKFSQEHLQTIRTHAESTYPDECCGIILGYLANEGKTVVEVMPTENAWNTQAAAQFPGERTTESKRRQYTIAPEVMLKTQKQARDRSLNIIGIFHSHPDHPAIPSECDRLYAWQGYSYIIVTVQNGKAGELRSWSLDDTHKFQVEAIENII; via the coding sequence ATGATCAAATTTAGCCAAGAACACTTGCAAACTATCCGCACCCATGCCGAAAGCACCTATCCAGATGAGTGCTGTGGTATAATTTTGGGCTATCTTGCTAATGAGGGCAAAACTGTGGTAGAAGTCATGCCAACAGAAAATGCTTGGAATACACAAGCGGCAGCTCAGTTTCCAGGGGAACGGACAACAGAAAGTAAAAGACGACAATATACGATCGCACCCGAAGTTATGCTAAAAACACAAAAGCAAGCACGCGATCGCTCATTGAATATTATTGGCATTTTTCACTCTCACCCAGATCATCCTGCTATCCCTTCAGAATGCGATCGCCTATACGCTTGGCAAGGATACTCATATATAATAGTTACTGTCCAAAACGGCAAAGCTGGAGAACTCCGAAGCTGGAGCCTTGATGATACTCATAAGTTTCAAGTAGAGGCAATTGAAAATATAATTTAA
- the ftsH4 gene encoding ATP-dependent zinc metalloprotease FtsH4 — MAIKEQPKSPRFRIIANILLGVSGLFLLLNLFLPGLFASGPAGVPYSLFIHQVQEGEVSRVSVGQNQIIYQLKAENAEPPQVFATTPIFDLELPKLLEEKGVEFAATPPPKNTWFTTLLSWVIPPLIFIGIWQFFLARGGGGGGPQGALSIGKSKAKVYVEGESAKITFADVAGVEEAKTELVEIVDFLKTPGRFTQIGARIPKGVLLVGPPGTGKTLLAKAVAGEAGVPFFSISGSEFVELFVGVGSSRVRDLFEQAKKQAPCIVFIDELDAIGKSRSSNGFYGGNDEREQTLNQLLTEMDGFAAGDATVIVLAATNRPESLDSALLRPGRFDRQVLVDRPDLSGREAILKIHAQKVKLGNDVDLRAIATRTPGFAGADLANLVNEAALLAARNLRESVAQEDFAEAIERVVAGLEKKSRVMNETEKKIVAYHEVGHAMVGALTTGNGRVEKISIIPRGMAALGYTLQLPTEDRFLMNEEELRGQIATLLGGRSAEEVVFNSITTGASNDLQRATDLAERMVTSYGMSKVLGPLAYQQGQQSMFLGNGGANPRRAVSEDTSKAIDSEVKEIVETAHEQALEILRQNRDLLEAIATQLLETEVIEGEKLHDLLSQVKPVAKTTADSVAS, encoded by the coding sequence GGTTTCGGATCATTGCAAATATATTATTGGGAGTATCAGGTTTATTCCTACTCTTAAATTTATTTTTGCCTGGTTTATTCGCTTCTGGCCCTGCTGGTGTTCCCTATAGCTTATTTATTCATCAAGTACAAGAAGGGGAAGTCAGCCGCGTTTCCGTTGGTCAAAACCAAATTATCTACCAACTAAAAGCAGAAAATGCCGAGCCGCCCCAGGTGTTTGCAACGACACCAATTTTTGATTTAGAGTTGCCCAAACTGCTAGAAGAAAAGGGAGTTGAGTTCGCGGCTACACCTCCACCCAAAAATACTTGGTTTACAACCCTCTTAAGTTGGGTGATTCCACCACTGATTTTTATTGGCATTTGGCAGTTCTTTCTCGCCCGTGGTGGTGGTGGCGGTGGCCCCCAAGGTGCGCTTTCTATTGGTAAGAGCAAAGCTAAGGTTTATGTCGAAGGTGAATCAGCTAAAATCACCTTTGCAGATGTGGCTGGGGTAGAAGAAGCGAAAACTGAGTTAGTGGAAATTGTCGATTTCCTCAAGACTCCAGGGCGCTTTACGCAAATTGGCGCGAGGATTCCCAAAGGTGTGCTATTGGTAGGTCCTCCTGGTACTGGTAAGACACTTTTAGCGAAAGCCGTAGCAGGAGAAGCAGGAGTTCCATTCTTCAGCATCTCTGGTTCTGAGTTTGTAGAATTGTTTGTCGGTGTCGGTTCTTCCAGAGTGCGGGATTTGTTTGAGCAAGCAAAGAAACAGGCTCCTTGTATTGTATTCATTGATGAATTGGATGCGATCGGTAAGTCTCGTAGCAGTAATGGCTTCTACGGTGGTAACGATGAGCGAGAACAGACTCTCAACCAATTACTCACGGAAATGGATGGATTTGCGGCTGGTGATGCAACAGTAATTGTACTAGCAGCTACTAACCGCCCCGAAAGCCTTGACTCCGCATTGCTGCGTCCAGGTCGCTTTGACCGCCAAGTATTGGTAGACCGTCCTGATTTATCTGGTCGTGAAGCAATTCTCAAAATTCACGCTCAAAAGGTAAAATTAGGAAATGATGTAGATTTAAGAGCGATCGCAACTCGTACCCCCGGTTTTGCTGGCGCAGATTTGGCAAACTTGGTGAACGAAGCGGCATTACTAGCAGCTCGCAATCTCCGTGAAAGTGTTGCTCAAGAAGACTTTGCCGAAGCAATTGAGCGGGTAGTTGCCGGTTTAGAAAAGAAGAGTCGCGTGATGAACGAGACTGAGAAAAAGATTGTTGCATACCATGAAGTTGGTCACGCAATGGTCGGGGCGTTAACCACAGGAAACGGTCGTGTAGAAAAGATTTCGATTATTCCCCGTGGGATGGCTGCTTTGGGCTATACTCTGCAATTACCAACTGAAGACCGCTTTTTGATGAATGAAGAGGAACTGCGGGGTCAGATTGCAACTTTGTTGGGTGGACGTTCTGCCGAAGAGGTTGTGTTTAACAGTATTACAACAGGTGCTTCCAACGATTTGCAACGAGCAACTGACTTGGCAGAACGGATGGTAACATCTTATGGTATGAGCAAAGTCTTAGGGCCATTGGCTTACCAACAAGGACAACAATCGATGTTTTTGGGTAATGGCGGGGCTAATCCCCGACGGGCGGTGAGTGAAGACACATCCAAAGCTATTGATAGCGAAGTCAAGGAAATCGTGGAAACAGCTCACGAACAAGCCCTAGAGATTCTCAGACAGAATCGAGACTTGCTAGAAGCGATCGCTACTCAACTCTTAGAAACAGAAGTCATTGAAGGCGAAAAACTGCACGATTTGTTAAGTCAAGTTAAACCTGTAGCTAAGACAACTGCTGATTCTGTTGCATCTTAG
- the moeB gene encoding molybdopterin-synthase adenylyltransferase MoeB, with protein MLNPNLDEIQLTKDDYERFSRHLILPEVGLEGQKRLKAASVQCIGTGGLGAPLLLYLAAAGIGRIGIVDFDVVDTSNLQRQVIHGTSWVGKPKIESAKNRIHEINPYCQVDLYETRLTSENALEILEPYDIVVDGTDNFPTRYLVNDACVLLNKPNVYGSILRFEGQATVFNYQGGPNYRDLFPEPPPPGMVPSCAEGGVLGILPGIIGLIQATETVKIILGQGNTLSGRLLLYNALDMKFRELKLRPNPIRPVIEKLIDYEQFCGIPQAKAEEAKQQMEMQEITVKDLKELLDSGAKDFVLLDVRNPNEYDIAKIPGSVLVPLPDIENGNGVAKVKEILNGHRLIAHCKMGGRSAKALTILKEAGIVGTNVKGGITAWSREIDPSVPEY; from the coding sequence ATGCTCAATCCCAATCTGGATGAAATCCAGTTGACCAAAGACGATTACGAACGCTTCTCCCGACACCTGATTTTGCCGGAAGTAGGATTAGAAGGACAGAAGCGCCTGAAAGCTGCCAGCGTCCAGTGTATCGGTACAGGTGGACTAGGTGCACCACTACTTTTATATCTGGCGGCGGCGGGTATTGGACGTATCGGGATTGTCGATTTCGATGTTGTCGATACTTCCAACTTACAACGCCAAGTCATTCACGGTACATCCTGGGTAGGTAAACCTAAGATTGAATCGGCAAAAAACCGCATTCACGAGATTAACCCCTATTGTCAGGTTGATTTATACGAAACCCGCCTAACTTCCGAAAACGCCTTGGAAATCCTTGAACCTTACGATATCGTCGTGGATGGTACTGATAACTTCCCCACTAGATATCTAGTTAACGACGCTTGCGTATTGCTGAATAAGCCTAACGTCTACGGTTCAATTTTACGCTTTGAAGGGCAAGCTACTGTATTTAACTACCAAGGTGGGCCAAATTATCGTGACCTTTTCCCAGAACCACCACCACCAGGGATGGTTCCCTCTTGTGCAGAAGGTGGTGTATTGGGAATTTTGCCAGGAATTATTGGTTTAATTCAAGCAACGGAAACTGTCAAAATTATCCTGGGACAAGGTAATACGTTAAGTGGACGATTGCTGTTATACAACGCCTTAGATATGAAATTCCGGGAGTTGAAGTTGCGTCCTAACCCAATTCGCCCTGTGATTGAAAAACTGATAGACTACGAACAATTCTGCGGAATTCCCCAAGCTAAGGCAGAGGAGGCTAAACAGCAGATGGAAATGCAAGAAATCACCGTTAAGGATTTAAAGGAGTTGCTCGATAGTGGTGCGAAGGATTTTGTACTGCTAGATGTCCGCAACCCCAATGAGTACGACATTGCTAAAATTCCGGGTTCAGTGTTAGTGCCCTTACCAGACATTGAAAATGGCAATGGCGTTGCTAAGGTGAAGGAAATATTAAATGGTCACCGTTTAATTGCTCATTGTAAGATGGGCGGGCGATCAGCAAAAGCCCTCACCATTCTCAAAGAAGCTGGGATTGTTGGGACAAATGTTAAAGGCGGAATTACCGCTTGGAGTCGAGAAATAGATCCTTCAGTTCCAGAGTATTAA